A section of the Scylla paramamosain isolate STU-SP2022 chromosome 33, ASM3559412v1, whole genome shotgun sequence genome encodes:
- the LOC135089810 gene encoding NAD(+) hydrolase sarm1-like isoform X8 — MQKRRRVSDSVLTGVLPALGLKKNSSHINVRGDHLASSSTVTSPLPWAVINLEIFWVLLSPNTRCADRLAKSCGLRSFQASESPHAHTPPGGELHPCHTSPKSGAANCGGSCAQDRAFQCGRSTKAEDRAETDAPTVCRRHSADSRRKFGVVSPQTKRCRSGSWTSQKCSNGGGRESQGVGGRSHCQASLGSEGGRRSGSGLPQANCGGRCCCCCCCYCCCCCCSTMNQAEIIKEEARQLKAEGLDHREESQIMGASERVAGDGFSVHRSALSEQQQRQTKTPAGAINQESSRQATKSGITIKAQGVCTKQFTSMNTSQNNVNITSFEDLDKLSSNSQPGDVQNTIMRYSGVMYTFVEKLKNLTVNQSLKDAPTLLENIDEMMRKAWSVPTYGHELGFSLCNVLRTNGGMDLLLDNCRSENSDLKFSSAKVLEQCLTTENRGYVVENGLKNIVSVACDCTKNGSSVDKSRVGTGILEHLFKHSEGTCSDIIRLGGLDAVLSECRKADVETLRHCAGALANLSLYGGSDNQQEMIQRKVPMWLFPLAFHSDENIKYYACLTIAALVANKELEAEVLQSGTLNLVEPFVSSQLPDAFANSTVAHRHGQSQGWLQRLLPVLRSKREEARNLAAFHFCMEAGIKKRQGNLELFREIGAIEPLKDVASSPNAIASKYAAQALRLMGEEVPHKLSQQVPLWTPEDVREWVKQIGFSQFCDNFVNSRVDGDLLLKLGEENLKEDIGIQNGILRQRFLRELRKLKLIADYSSCDLTRLNDFLVEIDKEYAEYTYKMLSAGVTKEWLRYLSEDQLMLECGITNSIHRQKLRHSILNETGQLQDTSSLDKTLDVFISYRRSNGSHLASLLKVDLQLRDFSVFIDVERLRAGKFDNNLLNSIRQAKNFLLVLTQNALDRCIGDTECKDWVHREIVAALQAGCNIIPIIDNFQWPEPEELPEDMRAICSFNGVRWIHEYHNACVDKMERFMRGDDSLGRYTNRSVEGGMATPGTPSNLPRAPPLYQRTTSTESGGKCSSCSDKDPKD; from the exons ATGCAGAAACGTCGACGAGTGAGCGACAGTGTCCTGACAGGGGTGCTGCCCGCACTGGGGCTCAAGAAAAATTCGAGCCACATAAACGTCCGCGGCGAtcacctcgcctcctcctccacagtcaCCTCCCCGCTACCCTGGGCTGTCATAAACTTGGAGATTTTTTGGGTGCTGCTGAGTCCCAACACGAGATGTGCCGACCGTCTGGCCAAGTCCTGCGGCCTTCGCTCCTTCCAGGCATCTGAATCCCCTCACGCCCACACCCCCCCAGGGGGTGAGCTCCATCCGTGCCACACCTCCCCAAAGAGCGGGGCCGCCAACTGTGGGGGAAGCTGTGCCCAGGACAGAGCCTTCCAGTGTGGCCGGAGTACTAAGGCTGAGGATCGTGCGGAGACTGACGCGCCCACCGTGTGTCGTCGGCACAGTGCGGACTCTCGCCGAAAATTTGGCGTAGTTTCCCCCCAGACAAAGAGGTGCAGGTCTGGTTCGTGGACTAGTCAGAAGTGCAGCAATGGGGGTGGGCGCGAGAGCCAAGGTGTGGGTGGGAGGAGCCACTGCCAGGCAAGCTTgggcagtgagggagggaggaggagcggtTCAGGGCTGCCTCAAGCCAACTGTGGcggccgctgctgctgctgctgctgctgttattgctgctgctgctgctgctcaacGATGAATCAAGCCGAGATCATAAAGGAG GAGGCACGTCAGCTGAAGGCTGAGGGCCTGGACCACCGCGAGGAGTCCCAAATTATGGGGGCGTCAGAGCGGGTGGCCGGTGATGGGTTCTCTGTCCACCGGTCAGCACTgagtgagcagcagcagcgacagaCCAAGACCCCTGCGGGCGCCATCAACCAGGAGTCATCCCGACAAGCTACAAAGTCCGGCATCACCATAAAGGCCCAAGGCGTGTGCACCAAGCAGTTCACCTCCATGAACACATCCCAG AATAATGTAAACATCACCAGTTTTGAAGACCTGGACAAGCTGAGCTCCAACTCTCAGCCTGGAGACGTGCAAAACACCATCATGCGTTACTCTGGAGTGATGTACACCTTTGTGGAGAAGCTAAAGAACCTTACTGTCAACCAGTCCCTCAAGGATGCCCCAACACTGCTGGAAAACATTGATGAAATGATGAGAAAAGCGTGGTCAGTGCCCACTTATGGCCACGAGTTGGGCTTTTCTTTATGCAATGTTTTGAGAACTAATGGTGGTATGGACCTTCTCCTTGACAACTGTCGCTCAGAAAACTCAGATTTGAAGTTTTCAAGTGCCAAGGTGTTGGAACAGTGCCTCACCACTGAAAATCGTGGCTATGTTGTTGAAAATGGTCTCAAAAACATAGTGAGTGTTGCGTGTGACTGTACGAAAAATGGCTCATCTGTGGACAAGTCTAGAGTGGGTACTGGAATTCTGGAGCATCTCTTCAAGCACAGCGAGGGAACCTGCTCAGACATTATCAGACTAGGAGGATTGGATGCTGTGCTGTCTGAGTGTAGAAAAGCTGACGTAGAGACTTTAAGACACTGTGCTGGTGCACTGGCCAACCTGTCCCTGTATGGAGGCTCAGATAACCAGCAGGAGATGATCCAGCGTAAAGTTCCAATGTGGCTGTTCCCTCTTGCCTTCCACTCTGACGAGAATATCAAGTACTATGCGTGCCTCACCATTGCTGCCTTGGTAGCAAATAAGGAATTAGAAGCTGAAGTGCTACAGTCTGGAACCTTGAATCTTGTAGAACCATTTGTCTCAAGTCAGCTTCCTGATGCCTTTGCCAACTCCACTGTGGCTCACCGCCATGGCCAGAGTCAAGGTTGGCTTCAAAGGTTACTCCCAGTACTtagaagtaaaagagaagaagcTCGAAACCTGGCAGCTTTTCACTTCTGCATGGAAGCTGGCATCAAGAAGAGACAAGGAAATCTGGAACTCTTCAGAGAAATTGGTGCCATTGAACCCCTGAAAGACGTTGCAAGTTCTCCAAATGCCATTGCCAGCAAATACGCAGCGCAAGCTCTCCGGCTAATGGGCGAGGAAGTGCCACACAAACTAAGTCAACAGGTACCTTTATGGACACCTGAGGATGTTAGGGAGTGGGTCAAGCAAATTGGATTTTCTCAGTTTTGTGATAACTTTGTAAATTCCCGAGTGGATGGAGACCTCCTGCTCAAACTCGGTGAAGAGAACCTAAAGGAAGACATTGGCATTCAGAATGGCATACTGCGGCAAAGGTTCCTGAGGGAGCTGCGGAAACTGAAACTCATTGCTGATTATTCCTCATGTGACTTGACAAGACTAAATGATTTCTTGGTTGAAATAGACAAGGAGTACGCAGAATACACTTACAAGATGCTGAGTGCTGGAGTGACCAAGGAGTGGCTCAG GTATCTCAGTGAAGACCAGTTAATGTTGGAGTGTGGCATCACCAATTCCATTCACAGACAAAAACTCCGTCATAGTATACTGA ATGAGACGGGTCAGCTACAGGACACAAGCTCCCTCGACAAGACCTTGGATGTCTTCATCAGCTACAGACGGTCAAATGGATCACACTTAGCAAG TTTACTCAAGGTTGACTTGCAGCTCAGGGATTTCAGTGTATTCATTGATGTGGAAAGACTACGAGCTGGAAAGTTTGACAACAATTTGCTAAATTCCATTAGACAAGCCAAGAACTTCCTTTTGGTGCTGACGCAAAATGCCCTTGATCGATGTATTGGTGACACTGAGTGCAAGGATTGGGTGCACAGG GAGATTGTTGCAGCACTGCAAGCCGGGTGTAACATTATTCCTATCATTGACAACTTCCAATGGCCAGAACCAGAGGAACTCCCTGAGGACATGAGGGCAATCTGCTCCTTCAATGGCGTAAG GTGGATCCACGAGTACCACAATGCCTGCGTGGATAAGATGGAGAGGTTCATGCGAGGCGATGATTCTCTCGGCCGCTACACCAACAGGAGTGTGGAGGGCGGTATGGCCACCCCTGGCACCCCCTCCAACCTTCCCCGCGCACCTCCGCTATATCAGCGCACAACTAGTACAGAGAGTGGAGGGAAATGCTCCTCGTGCTCAGACAAGGACCCCAAAGACTGA
- the LOC135089814 gene encoding uncharacterized protein LOC135089814 isoform X1 — protein sequence MAGQEKSKDEHQHLVGICMGMCPNAEVRLRQREKMIHPLEMAIDSNGQRLNYPQARAMVKMYSRPAAGQQIKATDIRPVPVLMKTLRYLLANVCCRKDVSWALVYQFVSDRLQAIRQDLCVQRGRNVMALQIYQAAVRFYIYAHYRTCEHELKDFDPFLNMKQLVDTLSLVMSLYQELDLVSSIVAPDKVDLTDYTSFNGYDEESEEEDSDSDSKVDDGAETKIVQDSKASEKGTSSGGETIPGLEGDNNTVGDHDDNSSGSGSVKAGNTQEREKVLPSERKNKKQYHGDTVSCSSLQEEGVALYMLVNLGNEETIMNVLRLHQNIKCSKLVSLTLKMNLAWLSHNYYRVLKLSTCLPPLCQCAFHIHLTVIQRKSLSILNQSHSCKGQSYSLEQLSEMLLYNNSDHLAEACTHYGLPAMNGGVVFTKGKFNYEASLMKPRHTRRIEDQLATVPLPGLLLPTLSH from the exons ATGGCTGGTCAAGAGAAGAGCAAGGATGAACACCAACATCTGGTTGGGATTTGCATGGGGATGTGTCCCAATGCAGAGGTGCGGCT gcgacaaagagagaaaatgatccACCCCTTGGAGATGGCAATTGACTCCAATGGCCAACGACTGAACTACCCTCAGGCCCGGGCCATGGTCAAGATGTACTCCCGGCCCGCAGCTGGCCAGCAGATCAAGGCCACAGATATTCGGCCGGTGCCTGTGCTGATGAAGACTCTCAGATATTTATTAGCAAA TGTGTGTTGCCGGAAGGATGTGTCATGGGCCTTGGTGTACCAGTTTGTGAGTGACCGGTTGCAGGCCATCCGACAGGACTTGTGTgtgcagagaggaaggaatgtcaTGGCCTTGCAGATCTACCAGGCAGCTGTTAGATTCTACATATATGCTCATTATAG AACTTGTGAGCACGAGCTAAAAGATTTTGATCCATTCCTCAATATGAAGCAGCTTGTTGATACATTGTCCCTTGTAATGTCCCTCTATCAAGAACTAGACTTGGTAAGCAGTATTGTGGCACCAGACAAAGTGGATCTTACAGACTACACTTCCTTCAATGGCTAtgatgaagaaagtgaagaggaggacagtgacagtgacagtaAAGTTGATGATGGAGCAGAAACCAAAATAGTACAAGATTCCAAAGCAAGTGAAAAAGGTACTTCGAGTGGGGGAGAAACTATCCCAGGTTTGGAAGGAGATAACAATACTGTGGGGGATCATGATGACAACAGTTCAGGAAGTGGCTCTGTTAAGGCTGGTaacacacaggagagagagaaagttttgccatcagaaagaaaaaacaaaaagcaataTCATGGGGATACTGTTTCTTGCAGCAGCCTTCAGGAAGAAGGTGTAGCCTTGTACATGCTGGTCAATCTGGGTAATGAAGAGACTATCATGAATGTTCTGAGGCTCCATCAAAACATTAA ATGCTCCAAGCTTGTGAGTCTCACACTGAAGATGAACCTTGCCTGGCTCTCCCATAACTACTACAGAGTCCTGAAGCTCTCCACCTGTCTGCCACCTTTATGTCAGTGTGCTTTCCATATTCACCTCACTGTGATCCAGAG AAAATCTCTTAGCATCCTGAATCAGTCCCACAGCTGCAAGGGACAATCATACAGTCTGGAGCAGCTGTCCGAGATGCTGCTGTACAACAACAGTGATCACCTTGCTGAGGCCTGCACGCACTACGGCCTCCCTGCCATGAATGGAGGTGTCGTCTTCACTAAAGGGAAGTTCAACTATGAAGCTTCATTG ATGAAGCCACGCCACACCAGGAGAATCGAAGACCAGCTTGCTACTGTTCCCTTGCCTGGCTTGCTGCTGCCGACCTTGAGCCACTGA
- the LOC135089814 gene encoding uncharacterized protein LOC135089814 isoform X2: MIMAGQEKSKDEHQHLVGICMGMCPNAEVRLRQREKMIHPLEMAIDSNGQRLNYPQARAMVKMYSRPAAGQQIKATDIRPVPVLMKTLRYLLANVCCRKDVSWALVYQFVSDRLQAIRQDLCVQRGRNVMALQIYQAAVRFYIYAHYRTCEHELKDFDPFLNMKQLVDTLSLVMSLYQELDLVSSIVAPDKVDLTDYTSFNGYDEESEEEDSDSDSKVDDGAETKIVQDSKASEKGTSSGGETIPGLEGDNNTVGDHDDNSSGSGSVKAGNTQEREKVLPSERKNKKQYHGDTVSCSSLQEEGVALYMLVNLGNEETIMNVLRLHQNIKCSKLVSLTLKMNLAWLSHNYYRVLKLSTCLPPLCQCAFHIHLTVIQRKSLSILNQSHSCKGQSYSLEQLSEMLLYNNSDHLAEACTHYGLPAMNGGVVFTKGKFNYEASLMKPRHTRRIEDQLATVPLPGLLLPTLSH, encoded by the exons ATG ATCATGGCTGGTCAAGAGAAGAGCAAGGATGAACACCAACATCTGGTTGGGATTTGCATGGGGATGTGTCCCAATGCAGAGGTGCGGCT gcgacaaagagagaaaatgatccACCCCTTGGAGATGGCAATTGACTCCAATGGCCAACGACTGAACTACCCTCAGGCCCGGGCCATGGTCAAGATGTACTCCCGGCCCGCAGCTGGCCAGCAGATCAAGGCCACAGATATTCGGCCGGTGCCTGTGCTGATGAAGACTCTCAGATATTTATTAGCAAA TGTGTGTTGCCGGAAGGATGTGTCATGGGCCTTGGTGTACCAGTTTGTGAGTGACCGGTTGCAGGCCATCCGACAGGACTTGTGTgtgcagagaggaaggaatgtcaTGGCCTTGCAGATCTACCAGGCAGCTGTTAGATTCTACATATATGCTCATTATAG AACTTGTGAGCACGAGCTAAAAGATTTTGATCCATTCCTCAATATGAAGCAGCTTGTTGATACATTGTCCCTTGTAATGTCCCTCTATCAAGAACTAGACTTGGTAAGCAGTATTGTGGCACCAGACAAAGTGGATCTTACAGACTACACTTCCTTCAATGGCTAtgatgaagaaagtgaagaggaggacagtgacagtgacagtaAAGTTGATGATGGAGCAGAAACCAAAATAGTACAAGATTCCAAAGCAAGTGAAAAAGGTACTTCGAGTGGGGGAGAAACTATCCCAGGTTTGGAAGGAGATAACAATACTGTGGGGGATCATGATGACAACAGTTCAGGAAGTGGCTCTGTTAAGGCTGGTaacacacaggagagagagaaagttttgccatcagaaagaaaaaacaaaaagcaataTCATGGGGATACTGTTTCTTGCAGCAGCCTTCAGGAAGAAGGTGTAGCCTTGTACATGCTGGTCAATCTGGGTAATGAAGAGACTATCATGAATGTTCTGAGGCTCCATCAAAACATTAA ATGCTCCAAGCTTGTGAGTCTCACACTGAAGATGAACCTTGCCTGGCTCTCCCATAACTACTACAGAGTCCTGAAGCTCTCCACCTGTCTGCCACCTTTATGTCAGTGTGCTTTCCATATTCACCTCACTGTGATCCAGAG AAAATCTCTTAGCATCCTGAATCAGTCCCACAGCTGCAAGGGACAATCATACAGTCTGGAGCAGCTGTCCGAGATGCTGCTGTACAACAACAGTGATCACCTTGCTGAGGCCTGCACGCACTACGGCCTCCCTGCCATGAATGGAGGTGTCGTCTTCACTAAAGGGAAGTTCAACTATGAAGCTTCATTG ATGAAGCCACGCCACACCAGGAGAATCGAAGACCAGCTTGCTACTGTTCCCTTGCCTGGCTTGCTGCTGCCGACCTTGAGCCACTGA
- the LOC135089814 gene encoding uncharacterized protein LOC135089814 isoform X3, translating to MNTNIWLGFAWGCVPMQRRQREKMIHPLEMAIDSNGQRLNYPQARAMVKMYSRPAAGQQIKATDIRPVPVLMKTLRYLLANVCCRKDVSWALVYQFVSDRLQAIRQDLCVQRGRNVMALQIYQAAVRFYIYAHYRTCEHELKDFDPFLNMKQLVDTLSLVMSLYQELDLVSSIVAPDKVDLTDYTSFNGYDEESEEEDSDSDSKVDDGAETKIVQDSKASEKGTSSGGETIPGLEGDNNTVGDHDDNSSGSGSVKAGNTQEREKVLPSERKNKKQYHGDTVSCSSLQEEGVALYMLVNLGNEETIMNVLRLHQNIKCSKLVSLTLKMNLAWLSHNYYRVLKLSTCLPPLCQCAFHIHLTVIQRKSLSILNQSHSCKGQSYSLEQLSEMLLYNNSDHLAEACTHYGLPAMNGGVVFTKGKFNYEASLMKPRHTRRIEDQLATVPLPGLLLPTLSH from the exons ATGAACACCAACATCTGGTTGGGATTTGCATGGGGATGTGTCCCAATGCAGAG gcgacaaagagagaaaatgatccACCCCTTGGAGATGGCAATTGACTCCAATGGCCAACGACTGAACTACCCTCAGGCCCGGGCCATGGTCAAGATGTACTCCCGGCCCGCAGCTGGCCAGCAGATCAAGGCCACAGATATTCGGCCGGTGCCTGTGCTGATGAAGACTCTCAGATATTTATTAGCAAA TGTGTGTTGCCGGAAGGATGTGTCATGGGCCTTGGTGTACCAGTTTGTGAGTGACCGGTTGCAGGCCATCCGACAGGACTTGTGTgtgcagagaggaaggaatgtcaTGGCCTTGCAGATCTACCAGGCAGCTGTTAGATTCTACATATATGCTCATTATAG AACTTGTGAGCACGAGCTAAAAGATTTTGATCCATTCCTCAATATGAAGCAGCTTGTTGATACATTGTCCCTTGTAATGTCCCTCTATCAAGAACTAGACTTGGTAAGCAGTATTGTGGCACCAGACAAAGTGGATCTTACAGACTACACTTCCTTCAATGGCTAtgatgaagaaagtgaagaggaggacagtgacagtgacagtaAAGTTGATGATGGAGCAGAAACCAAAATAGTACAAGATTCCAAAGCAAGTGAAAAAGGTACTTCGAGTGGGGGAGAAACTATCCCAGGTTTGGAAGGAGATAACAATACTGTGGGGGATCATGATGACAACAGTTCAGGAAGTGGCTCTGTTAAGGCTGGTaacacacaggagagagagaaagttttgccatcagaaagaaaaaacaaaaagcaataTCATGGGGATACTGTTTCTTGCAGCAGCCTTCAGGAAGAAGGTGTAGCCTTGTACATGCTGGTCAATCTGGGTAATGAAGAGACTATCATGAATGTTCTGAGGCTCCATCAAAACATTAA ATGCTCCAAGCTTGTGAGTCTCACACTGAAGATGAACCTTGCCTGGCTCTCCCATAACTACTACAGAGTCCTGAAGCTCTCCACCTGTCTGCCACCTTTATGTCAGTGTGCTTTCCATATTCACCTCACTGTGATCCAGAG AAAATCTCTTAGCATCCTGAATCAGTCCCACAGCTGCAAGGGACAATCATACAGTCTGGAGCAGCTGTCCGAGATGCTGCTGTACAACAACAGTGATCACCTTGCTGAGGCCTGCACGCACTACGGCCTCCCTGCCATGAATGGAGGTGTCGTCTTCACTAAAGGGAAGTTCAACTATGAAGCTTCATTG ATGAAGCCACGCCACACCAGGAGAATCGAAGACCAGCTTGCTACTGTTCCCTTGCCTGGCTTGCTGCTGCCGACCTTGAGCCACTGA
- the LOC135089814 gene encoding uncharacterized protein LOC135089814 isoform X4, whose translation MLKQLWCSNRRQREKMIHPLEMAIDSNGQRLNYPQARAMVKMYSRPAAGQQIKATDIRPVPVLMKTLRYLLANVCCRKDVSWALVYQFVSDRLQAIRQDLCVQRGRNVMALQIYQAAVRFYIYAHYRTCEHELKDFDPFLNMKQLVDTLSLVMSLYQELDLVSSIVAPDKVDLTDYTSFNGYDEESEEEDSDSDSKVDDGAETKIVQDSKASEKGTSSGGETIPGLEGDNNTVGDHDDNSSGSGSVKAGNTQEREKVLPSERKNKKQYHGDTVSCSSLQEEGVALYMLVNLGNEETIMNVLRLHQNIKCSKLVSLTLKMNLAWLSHNYYRVLKLSTCLPPLCQCAFHIHLTVIQRKSLSILNQSHSCKGQSYSLEQLSEMLLYNNSDHLAEACTHYGLPAMNGGVVFTKGKFNYEASLMKPRHTRRIEDQLATVPLPGLLLPTLSH comes from the exons ATGCTGAAACAACTTTGGTGTTCTAACAGgcgacaaagagagaaaatgatccACCCCTTGGAGATGGCAATTGACTCCAATGGCCAACGACTGAACTACCCTCAGGCCCGGGCCATGGTCAAGATGTACTCCCGGCCCGCAGCTGGCCAGCAGATCAAGGCCACAGATATTCGGCCGGTGCCTGTGCTGATGAAGACTCTCAGATATTTATTAGCAAA TGTGTGTTGCCGGAAGGATGTGTCATGGGCCTTGGTGTACCAGTTTGTGAGTGACCGGTTGCAGGCCATCCGACAGGACTTGTGTgtgcagagaggaaggaatgtcaTGGCCTTGCAGATCTACCAGGCAGCTGTTAGATTCTACATATATGCTCATTATAG AACTTGTGAGCACGAGCTAAAAGATTTTGATCCATTCCTCAATATGAAGCAGCTTGTTGATACATTGTCCCTTGTAATGTCCCTCTATCAAGAACTAGACTTGGTAAGCAGTATTGTGGCACCAGACAAAGTGGATCTTACAGACTACACTTCCTTCAATGGCTAtgatgaagaaagtgaagaggaggacagtgacagtgacagtaAAGTTGATGATGGAGCAGAAACCAAAATAGTACAAGATTCCAAAGCAAGTGAAAAAGGTACTTCGAGTGGGGGAGAAACTATCCCAGGTTTGGAAGGAGATAACAATACTGTGGGGGATCATGATGACAACAGTTCAGGAAGTGGCTCTGTTAAGGCTGGTaacacacaggagagagagaaagttttgccatcagaaagaaaaaacaaaaagcaataTCATGGGGATACTGTTTCTTGCAGCAGCCTTCAGGAAGAAGGTGTAGCCTTGTACATGCTGGTCAATCTGGGTAATGAAGAGACTATCATGAATGTTCTGAGGCTCCATCAAAACATTAA ATGCTCCAAGCTTGTGAGTCTCACACTGAAGATGAACCTTGCCTGGCTCTCCCATAACTACTACAGAGTCCTGAAGCTCTCCACCTGTCTGCCACCTTTATGTCAGTGTGCTTTCCATATTCACCTCACTGTGATCCAGAG AAAATCTCTTAGCATCCTGAATCAGTCCCACAGCTGCAAGGGACAATCATACAGTCTGGAGCAGCTGTCCGAGATGCTGCTGTACAACAACAGTGATCACCTTGCTGAGGCCTGCACGCACTACGGCCTCCCTGCCATGAATGGAGGTGTCGTCTTCACTAAAGGGAAGTTCAACTATGAAGCTTCATTG ATGAAGCCACGCCACACCAGGAGAATCGAAGACCAGCTTGCTACTGTTCCCTTGCCTGGCTTGCTGCTGCCGACCTTGAGCCACTGA